TCAGAGGAGTTGGGTTGCTATTCCCTACCTCTTTATTACGGTGTAGCAGATTTCTGGCGATCGCCCCAGTTAGGAGCAATAAAAGCTGGTGCAATAAAAAAGGGGCAACCGCTTGCCCCCATCCTGAATCTGTCTGCAATCAAGTCGCAGCTTAAGACTCTTCATCTTCCCCTTCTTCGTCATTGGGATAGACAAAGCCCTTAGAACGTCCGGTCAAAATGGATTTACCAAGAGAGAGAGCTTTTTGCGCCTGCAACGCTGCTTTGCGCTTCCAGGTCGCCTTCCGCATATCTCGCTTAGACTTGGATGTTTTCTTCTTAGGAACAGCCATGCTCGTCCGTGCGGCGATCGCAATTTTTAGACAACCCTCCTATTCTAGGGCATGATGCTTGCATTTAAACCAAGGTTTTGCGGCTGGTCAGTAATTTCGATTTAAAGATAGCTGAGAACTAACGATTTACTCCATCAGTTGATTGGTTTGGAGCTGTCGTCCCATTAGGCTGTGCAGTGGGTGTAATGACTTGCCCACTAGGAGTTGTAATA
This region of Trichocoleus desertorum NBK24 genomic DNA includes:
- the rpmF gene encoding 50S ribosomal protein L32; protein product: MAVPKKKTSKSKRDMRKATWKRKAALQAQKALSLGKSILTGRSKGFVYPNDEEGEDEES